One segment of Actinomyces sp. 432 DNA contains the following:
- a CDS encoding FHA domain-containing protein has protein sequence MVDTVDSARAASTALNTRSEIIDSVPWSSVPMPLDSTTNDAPTATGGHAEDVAGDHNSHAADPSQPVPAPDSSPDASGSAPGTRRRRHAHHRKPEPETVGIRLVPTNGGSPIRLTTPAVVGRDPQNISDYPQATRVSLVDATRSISKTHAAVAPVPGGLWVTDLHSTNGTRIDQRGTVKQTQPGVPAPAPIGSVLLLGRAAYRIEG, from the coding sequence GTGGTCGACACTGTCGACAGTGCTCGTGCTGCGTCCACCGCGCTGAATACCCGCTCCGAGATCATCGACTCGGTACCCTGGTCCTCCGTGCCGATGCCACTGGACTCCACCACCAATGATGCTCCTACCGCAACCGGCGGCCATGCTGAGGACGTAGCCGGGGACCACAACTCCCATGCGGCCGACCCCTCCCAGCCGGTCCCGGCACCTGATTCTTCCCCCGACGCCTCAGGCAGCGCGCCGGGGACACGACGCCGGCGCCACGCCCATCACCGCAAGCCCGAGCCGGAGACAGTGGGCATCCGGCTGGTACCCACAAACGGTGGGTCGCCGATTCGGCTAACCACCCCCGCGGTGGTGGGCCGGGATCCACAGAATATCTCCGACTACCCGCAGGCAACACGCGTATCCCTGGTCGATGCGACACGATCCATCTCCAAGACCCATGCCGCTGTCGCGCCTGTTCCCGGTGGCCTGTGGGTCACCGATCTGCACTCCACCAACGGCACACGCATAGACCAGCGTGGCACTGTTAAGCAGACGCAGCCCGGGGTGCCGGCACCCGCACCGATCGGGTCAGTACTGCTCCTCGGGAGGGCCGCGTACCGCATTGAGGGCTGA
- a CDS encoding DUF58 domain-containing protein produces MPGDDRRNVHWRTTARTGRLMVRQFEETHRASLLVLLDTLPDVYETDEDFETAVSVACSLALNAIADGREVSLLTQAGALPTITGLRMLDASCLLEETPGAYGCDELARHATTRHSEASVLVLVTGQRCDDSVLGRVRTATPVDTVAIALRCGSRPLGRHALSGLTAFDIDRLEALPLVMREAV; encoded by the coding sequence GTGCCCGGGGACGACCGGCGTAACGTCCACTGGCGCACCACCGCCCGCACCGGCAGGCTAATGGTCCGTCAGTTCGAGGAGACGCACCGGGCGAGCCTGCTTGTGCTCCTGGACACGCTCCCGGACGTCTACGAGACCGATGAGGACTTCGAGACGGCCGTATCCGTGGCCTGCTCGCTGGCGCTGAACGCGATTGCCGACGGCCGGGAGGTCTCCCTGCTCACCCAGGCCGGGGCACTGCCCACTATCACCGGCCTGCGCATGCTAGACGCCTCTTGCCTGCTGGAGGAGACGCCGGGCGCGTACGGCTGCGACGAACTGGCCCGCCACGCCACCACCCGCCACTCCGAGGCCTCCGTACTGGTGCTCGTAACCGGCCAGCGTTGTGATGACTCAGTGCTGGGGCGCGTGCGCACCGCCACCCCGGTGGACACGGTGGCGATTGCACTGCGCTGCGGCTCCCGGCCGCTGGGGCGCCATGCCCTGAGCGGGCTGACCGCGTTCGACATCGACCGCCTGGAGGCACTGCCCCTGGTGATGCGGGAGGCTGTATGA
- a CDS encoding AAA family ATPase: MSMTQENATWFAETFNKVVDNVGEALLGKKDVIRLALTTMLSEGHLLLEDAPGTGKTALARALAASVQGSHSRIQFTPDLLPSDITGVTIFNQKTTAWEFHPGPIFASVVLADEINRASPKTQSALLEVMEESTVTVDGVRHETGRPFMVIATQNPVEQAGTYRLPEAQLDRFLMKTSIGYPSREALTRILAGSDKPDRSRGLDTVITSGAIASMADIAAQNHVEDSILDYIGALVEATRESPDTLLGVSTRGAIAMARVTRVWAAAQGRPYVLPDDVKELAEVVWAHRLVMDPDAEFSGATAAGVITRALTDVSAPTTR, translated from the coding sequence ATGTCCATGACCCAGGAGAACGCGACCTGGTTCGCCGAGACCTTTAACAAGGTAGTAGACAATGTCGGCGAGGCGCTGCTCGGCAAAAAAGACGTAATCCGACTGGCGCTGACCACCATGCTCTCCGAGGGACACCTCCTGCTGGAGGACGCGCCCGGCACCGGCAAGACAGCCCTGGCGCGAGCCCTGGCGGCCAGCGTGCAGGGCAGCCACTCGCGTATCCAGTTCACCCCGGACCTCCTGCCGTCCGATATCACCGGCGTGACCATCTTCAACCAGAAGACCACCGCCTGGGAGTTCCACCCGGGTCCGATCTTCGCCTCCGTGGTCCTGGCCGACGAGATCAACCGGGCCTCCCCCAAGACCCAGTCGGCCCTGCTTGAGGTGATGGAGGAGTCCACGGTCACCGTCGACGGCGTCCGCCACGAGACCGGACGACCCTTCATGGTCATCGCCACCCAGAACCCGGTGGAGCAGGCCGGCACCTACCGCCTCCCCGAGGCGCAGTTGGACCGCTTCCTGATGAAGACGTCCATCGGCTACCCCAGCCGCGAGGCCCTGACCCGCATCTTGGCTGGATCAGACAAACCCGACCGGTCCCGCGGCCTGGACACCGTGATCACCTCCGGCGCGATCGCCTCCATGGCTGACATCGCTGCCCAGAACCACGTGGAGGACTCGATCTTGGACTACATCGGCGCCCTGGTGGAGGCCACCCGCGAGTCCCCCGACACACTGCTGGGTGTGTCCACCCGCGGCGCCATCGCCATGGCACGCGTCACGCGCGTATGGGCCGCCGCCCAGGGGCGCCCCTACGTGCTGCCCGATGACGTCAAGGAGCTGGCGGAGGTGGTGTGGGCGCACCGACTGGTCATGGACCCCGACGCCGAGTTCTCCGGTGCCACCGCAGCCGGGGTGATCACCCGCGCCCTGACCGACGTCTCCGCCCCCACTACCCGCTGA
- a CDS encoding transglutaminase domain-containing protein, protein MSTSRAKKGLYQALITVLLLIGTIPFIVPFGSIIGVAVGACAVALGVLIGLVSARARLSALPTLAITAAVHVLLAPWLLPDVAHDLSGVYEVLAATVTVWRDALTLPLPLTAFSAMTTLPWLTGLACGVLATRAVYAGRLHLAGFTVLAEAAVAIAWGDTATPLPAVVGAVLAAGVLGLWALAAQWGRHDQVAEVLEETDAGVTTGARRGAARAGALLAAITLVVAISAPAAPHARAVLRDAFSPPLDLTEYATPLSLVRTLETQLASTTLMTVSDLPDGARIRIAALDSYDGLSARISQASGRGAHFQRIGRGTPLVPEPDSGAATTASGSGPGPTTVTFVLDGYTYPWVPTVTDTLSITPAGARAEAISDSLFYDTFSSTGLVTARLAAEDVLTEDVKVPATPSDADLTQLSLADVSLGSVEDVPASVQALARSLVGSESEPLNQIRALQRALRTGYYSDGTKTPSEPGHGAARLADMVAADSLVGDDEQYAVLMMLMCRSLGIPARVVMGFDPTTDGDATDVTGEDVSAWVEVAFEQVGWVSFDVTPERDQVPQQQNARKVSNPEPQVLQPPLPQQDPAELPPVYEDDDRDGSEEDRNAGLPTAFVAAIGAAAGALLLLAAILAAKALRRARRRRRDGVERALGPGTRWLTGRAI, encoded by the coding sequence ATGAGTACCTCGCGGGCTAAGAAAGGCCTCTACCAGGCACTGATCACCGTGCTCCTGCTGATCGGCACGATCCCCTTCATCGTCCCCTTCGGCTCCATAATCGGTGTCGCGGTCGGTGCCTGTGCCGTGGCCCTGGGCGTGTTGATCGGCCTGGTCAGCGCCCGCGCCCGGCTGTCCGCCCTGCCCACGCTCGCCATTACGGCGGCCGTGCACGTGCTGCTGGCTCCCTGGCTGCTGCCGGATGTCGCCCACGATCTGAGTGGCGTTTACGAGGTCCTGGCGGCCACGGTGACGGTGTGGCGTGATGCGCTGACCCTGCCCCTGCCGCTGACTGCTTTCTCCGCGATGACTACCCTGCCGTGGCTGACGGGCTTGGCCTGCGGCGTGCTGGCGACCCGTGCCGTCTACGCGGGACGGCTCCACCTGGCCGGGTTCACGGTCCTGGCGGAGGCGGCGGTCGCCATCGCCTGGGGTGATACGGCCACGCCGCTGCCTGCCGTGGTCGGCGCGGTACTGGCTGCTGGCGTGCTGGGACTGTGGGCGCTGGCGGCGCAGTGGGGCCGGCACGACCAGGTAGCCGAGGTCTTGGAGGAAACCGATGCGGGCGTGACCACAGGGGCGCGCCGCGGTGCCGCCCGTGCAGGGGCGCTGCTGGCGGCCATCACGCTCGTGGTCGCCATTTCCGCGCCCGCCGCCCCGCACGCCCGCGCGGTCCTACGCGACGCCTTCAGCCCGCCGCTAGACCTGACCGAATACGCCACTCCTCTCTCCCTGGTACGCACCCTGGAGACGCAACTCGCCTCCACCACGCTGATGACGGTCTCCGACCTGCCCGACGGCGCCCGGATCCGTATTGCCGCACTCGACTCCTACGACGGCCTGTCTGCGCGCATCAGCCAGGCCTCTGGGCGCGGCGCCCATTTCCAGCGCATCGGTCGGGGCACGCCACTGGTGCCGGAGCCCGATTCCGGCGCTGCTACAACCGCTTCCGGGAGCGGGCCTGGCCCCACAACCGTCACATTCGTCCTGGACGGCTACACCTACCCGTGGGTACCTACTGTTACGGACACGCTGTCCATCACGCCCGCGGGAGCACGGGCAGAGGCTATCAGCGATTCCCTCTTCTACGACACCTTCTCCTCCACCGGTCTGGTCACCGCCAGGCTGGCCGCCGAGGACGTCTTGACTGAGGACGTCAAGGTTCCCGCCACGCCGTCGGACGCCGACCTGACCCAGCTGTCGCTGGCGGACGTCAGTCTTGGCTCCGTGGAGGACGTACCGGCCTCGGTTCAGGCGCTGGCACGCTCGCTGGTCGGCTCGGAGTCGGAGCCGCTCAACCAGATCCGCGCCCTGCAGCGGGCGCTGCGCACCGGCTACTACTCCGACGGCACCAAGACCCCCTCAGAGCCCGGCCACGGTGCGGCCCGCCTAGCCGACATGGTCGCCGCGGACTCCCTGGTGGGAGACGATGAGCAATACGCGGTGCTCATGATGCTCATGTGCCGCTCACTGGGCATTCCGGCCCGGGTGGTCATGGGCTTCGACCCGACGACCGACGGGGACGCCACCGACGTCACCGGGGAGGATGTCAGCGCCTGGGTTGAGGTGGCCTTCGAGCAAGTCGGCTGGGTGAGCTTCGATGTCACTCCCGAGCGGGACCAGGTGCCGCAGCAGCAGAACGCACGCAAGGTCTCCAATCCCGAGCCGCAGGTGCTGCAGCCGCCGCTGCCCCAGCAGGACCCGGCTGAGCTGCCTCCCGTCTACGAGGACGACGACCGGGACGGGTCGGAGGAGGACCGGAACGCGGGCCTGCCCACCGCATTCGTGGCGGCTATTGGGGCCGCCGCGGGCGCCCTCCTGCTACTAGCGGCAATTCTCGCAGCCAAGGCGCTGCGACGGGCCCGGCGTCGGCGCCGCGACGGCGTGGAGCGGGCGCTGGGGCCTGGGACGAGGTGGTTGACCGGGCGCGCGATCTAG
- a CDS encoding RDD family protein: MTTTSASRRARSGSAAPAPTGTGAARSPYGRVGTATPAPTSVGVPAPVRARVLAGLIDLAAGTAVSGMIAALVRLVADVGWVAALLLAIVIVLTVREVVLGRTGWSPGGRALGVRLVSERTGRPAGLALFLHADLTFICVVPTLGIGAIVLMHTAAKDPQGRGWHDQLTGVRLIQQRTCRVSQPTADTPRTRAPPAPAGAVRSPTAA, translated from the coding sequence ATGACAACCACTTCCGCATCACGTCGTGCCAGGAGTGGCTCGGCGGCACCCGCCCCGACGGGTACTGGCGCTGCCAGGAGCCCCTACGGCCGCGTAGGCACGGCCACGCCTGCGCCCACCAGTGTCGGCGTTCCCGCCCCGGTCCGCGCGCGCGTCCTTGCCGGCCTGATCGATCTGGCTGCCGGTACGGCCGTGAGCGGGATGATCGCCGCCCTGGTGCGCCTGGTGGCCGACGTCGGTTGGGTGGCCGCCCTGCTACTGGCAATCGTGATCGTGCTGACAGTGCGCGAGGTGGTGCTGGGACGGACCGGTTGGAGCCCGGGCGGACGCGCGCTGGGCGTACGGCTGGTCTCGGAGCGTACCGGGCGCCCCGCGGGCCTGGCGCTGTTCCTCCACGCCGATCTGACCTTCATCTGCGTGGTGCCGACACTCGGCATCGGCGCCATCGTGCTCATGCACACCGCTGCCAAGGACCCGCAAGGACGCGGCTGGCATGACCAGCTAACAGGTGTGAGGCTGATTCAGCAGCGCACCTGCCGCGTCTCCCAGCCGACTGCGGACACGCCCCGGACTCGCGCACCGCCCGCGCCGGCCGGCGCGGTCCGTTCTCCGACGGCCGCTTAG
- a CDS encoding serine/threonine-protein kinase, which translates to MTTDHESSPPPIPGFTYMRDLGAGGYSRVYMYEQHMPQREVAVKIMNCGVSGGPASRFESEANLMARVSSHPAILSIYGAGTAADGRLFLVMEYCPPPQLSMVLRRGPLSVADALSTTIQIAGAVESAHRVGIVHRDIKPANILFTAYRRPVLSDFGISAMSGPRGEDDELRGMSVPWAPPEQLVGSHSADPASDIYSLAATAYAMLTGRSPFEIPDASDSVYELSRRIIKDSLPPLGRQDAPPSLYRVLSVAMAKDPARRYPTALAFARALQQVEAELGLPMTAVDLFHAATDAETTHDDDLLEDTNATRLGVFEPVAEAVTHVPAVDIDAGDDGEHDVGTGRSRLLIGATAVVVTAVAVTGAVLASRMAEHSRPAATFATLAPAASADPLGASVSPPRGLVGALSEDGSTVTFSWEAPEDEWDGSFLFREDVAGGTDAAMQSTQATTVQLPARQGSTCIEVYSVRADGRTSAAAAACVDTTSAGSAETG; encoded by the coding sequence GTGACCACGGACCATGAGAGCTCTCCACCGCCGATCCCAGGATTCACCTACATGCGGGACCTGGGGGCAGGGGGCTACTCACGGGTCTATATGTACGAGCAGCACATGCCGCAGCGGGAAGTCGCCGTAAAGATCATGAACTGCGGCGTAAGCGGCGGCCCGGCCTCACGCTTCGAGTCCGAGGCCAACCTGATGGCGCGGGTATCCTCCCATCCGGCGATCCTATCGATCTATGGAGCGGGCACCGCGGCGGACGGCCGCCTGTTCCTGGTGATGGAGTACTGCCCGCCGCCGCAGCTGAGCATGGTCCTGCGGCGCGGACCGCTCAGCGTTGCGGACGCCTTGAGCACCACCATACAGATCGCCGGAGCAGTCGAGTCCGCGCACCGAGTCGGTATCGTGCACCGGGATATCAAGCCCGCCAACATCCTGTTCACCGCCTACCGCCGTCCCGTGCTGTCGGACTTCGGGATCTCCGCCATGAGCGGTCCGCGCGGCGAAGATGACGAGCTGCGTGGTATGAGCGTCCCCTGGGCTCCGCCCGAGCAACTGGTCGGCTCGCACTCGGCAGACCCCGCGTCCGACATTTACTCACTGGCGGCAACCGCATACGCCATGCTTACCGGACGCAGCCCGTTCGAGATTCCCGATGCCTCCGACTCGGTGTACGAGTTATCCCGCCGCATCATCAAGGACTCGCTGCCGCCATTGGGCCGCCAGGATGCGCCGCCGTCCCTTTACCGCGTGCTCAGCGTCGCCATGGCCAAGGACCCCGCCCGCCGGTACCCGACGGCGCTGGCATTCGCCCGCGCGCTGCAGCAGGTGGAGGCAGAACTGGGACTGCCGATGACAGCGGTGGACCTGTTCCACGCGGCGACGGACGCTGAGACTACCCATGATGACGACCTGCTGGAGGACACCAATGCCACCCGCCTGGGAGTGTTCGAGCCGGTGGCCGAGGCGGTCACACACGTCCCGGCAGTCGATATCGACGCTGGGGACGACGGAGAGCATGACGTCGGCACCGGGCGCTCGCGGCTGCTGATCGGGGCGACAGCGGTAGTTGTCACAGCGGTCGCGGTGACAGGCGCCGTCCTAGCCTCGCGCATGGCCGAGCACAGTCGGCCGGCGGCCACCTTCGCCACGCTGGCGCCCGCCGCCAGCGCGGATCCGCTCGGGGCATCCGTGTCCCCGCCACGCGGCCTGGTCGGCGCCCTGTCTGAGGACGGGAGCACCGTCACCTTCAGCTGGGAGGCGCCCGAGGACGAGTGGGACGGAAGCTTCCTGTTCCGCGAGGACGTGGCCGGGGGCACCGACGCCGCCATGCAGTCTACGCAGGCGACGACGGTCCAGCTGCCCGCGCGCCAGGGAAGTACGTGTATCGAGGTTTACTCCGTGCGCGCGGACGGCAGGACCTCCGCTGCCGCGGCGGCCTGCGTGGATACGACGTCGGCAGGGTCTGCCGAGACGGGCTAG